From the genome of Bifidobacterium asteroides, one region includes:
- the thrC gene encoding threonine synthase encodes MNTYHSTRGGQEQLQSKQTIRRGLAPDGGLYISDELDALTIDPASVAGLDYKGTAKLVLSGLLSDYSSAQLDSCLDAAYGEQWSDPAITPLVDLGGNDFVLELFRGPTSAFKDVALQLLPGLMALAGDDGERIMVLTATSGDTGKAALAGFADAPGTGITVFYPEGKVSQIQRLQMVTQQGGNLRVCAVRGNFDDAQSAVKSIFADADLARELEEKASTVLSSANSINVGRLAPQVVYYFRAYGSLMERGVVRPGDPVEFCVPTGNFGDVLAGYYAKMMGLPVARLTVASDRNRVLSDFLTTGVYDRNRPFYTTTSPSMDILISSNLERMLYYMADGDTKLIASLMADLESTGRYQVPEAVMARIRGLFSCGWADENQVASAISSCWEDRGYLIDPHTACGYQAMTRQTDRDPAVPRVLLSTASPYKFPRVVCQSLGLETPDSDFACMDILAESTNTRPPKALRALENAPVRFQDCINTGDMADYVCHAVMQF; translated from the coding sequence ATGAACACATACCACAGCACCCGAGGCGGCCAGGAGCAGCTGCAGTCCAAGCAGACCATCAGACGAGGCCTGGCCCCTGACGGCGGACTCTACATCAGCGATGAACTTGACGCTCTGACCATTGACCCTGCCTCGGTTGCCGGCCTGGACTACAAGGGTACGGCCAAACTGGTCCTTTCGGGACTGCTGAGCGACTACTCTTCCGCTCAACTGGATTCCTGCCTGGACGCAGCATACGGGGAACAGTGGTCCGATCCGGCAATCACCCCTCTGGTGGACCTGGGCGGCAACGACTTCGTACTGGAGCTCTTCCGCGGACCCACCTCGGCCTTCAAGGACGTGGCCCTGCAGCTTCTGCCGGGACTGATGGCCCTGGCCGGGGACGATGGCGAACGGATCATGGTGCTCACAGCCACCTCCGGAGACACGGGCAAGGCGGCGCTGGCCGGATTCGCAGACGCGCCGGGCACAGGCATCACCGTCTTCTATCCTGAGGGCAAGGTCAGTCAGATCCAACGCCTGCAGATGGTCACACAACAGGGCGGCAACCTGCGGGTCTGTGCGGTTCGAGGCAATTTCGACGATGCCCAGTCTGCAGTCAAGTCCATCTTCGCCGACGCCGACCTGGCCCGCGAACTGGAGGAGAAAGCCTCGACCGTCCTCTCGTCGGCCAACTCCATCAATGTGGGCCGCCTGGCCCCGCAGGTCGTCTACTACTTCCGGGCCTATGGGTCCCTGATGGAACGAGGAGTGGTCAGACCTGGAGATCCGGTCGAATTCTGCGTGCCTACCGGCAACTTCGGCGATGTGTTGGCCGGATACTATGCCAAGATGATGGGCCTGCCGGTGGCCCGCCTGACCGTGGCTTCGGACCGCAACCGGGTCCTCAGCGACTTCCTGACCACAGGCGTCTATGACCGCAACCGCCCCTTCTACACCACCACCTCCCCCAGCATGGACATCCTAATCTCCTCCAATCTGGAGCGGATGCTCTACTACATGGCCGACGGCGACACCAAACTGATCGCCTCGCTTATGGCCGACCTGGAGTCCACGGGACGCTACCAGGTGCCCGAAGCCGTCATGGCCAGAATCCGCGGGCTCTTCTCCTGCGGTTGGGCCGACGAAAACCAGGTGGCATCAGCCATCAGCAGCTGCTGGGAGGACCGAGGATACCTGATCGATCCGCACACGGCCTGCGGTTACCAGGCCATGACCAGGCAGACCGACAGGGATCCTGCAGTTCCTCGGGTGCTGCTGTCTACAGCAAGCCCCTACAAATTCCCCCGGGTGGTCTGCCAATCCCTGGGCCTGGAGACCCCGGACAGCGACTTCGCATGCATGGACATCCTGGCCGAGTCCACCAACACCAGGCCCCCCAAGGCTCTGCGCGCCTTGGAAAACGCACCTGTGCGCTTCCAGGACTGTATCAATACCGGAGACATGGCTGACTACGTCTGCCACGCGGTCATGCAGTTCTGA
- a CDS encoding GntR family transcriptional regulator, giving the protein MKLIISSLSGQPIYRQIEDQIRSAILTGDLKAGEGLPSLRHLSQELRVSVLTVTRAYTELAQEGLVENIQGKGTFVADSGDQVMRQHLENRVQSLLGEAVDTARRAGMKPDQIRGLLDGLLGNRGPGPASGEGKE; this is encoded by the coding sequence ATGAAGCTGATCATCTCATCCCTGTCCGGACAGCCGATATATCGGCAGATTGAGGACCAGATACGTTCGGCCATCCTGACCGGAGACCTGAAAGCGGGAGAGGGACTGCCTTCCCTGCGACATCTCTCACAGGAGCTCAGGGTGTCCGTGCTGACCGTGACCCGCGCCTATACCGAACTTGCTCAAGAGGGCTTGGTGGAGAACATTCAAGGCAAGGGTACCTTCGTGGCCGACAGCGGCGACCAGGTCATGCGGCAGCATCTGGAGAACCGCGTGCAGTCCCTGCTGGGGGAGGCGGTCGATACGGCTCGTCGGGCCGGCATGAAGCCGGACCAAATTCGCGGCCTGCTCGACGGCCTGCTTGGCAACAGGGGTCCTGGACCCGCGTCCGGAGAAGGAAAGGAATAG
- a CDS encoding ABC-2 transporter permease: MKATVKQIRLDLQRFSGAGRAWVAALIFMSVPVIGILLNTVMALTGNDGDDARGVLTTMVVGMEVGMIFGLALSLFAEFSNTAIRLNGLLPITRDHQVFGRYAAVSLLSLVYSCGCSIFFFCVTDSYLQGQDHWRDTVLFTLGMFLLGSLLFAVAAPLFYWMEPAKAMIVFVALLGLMTVIAFIGCWLPFDWGAFWNSIMRFLTFDLWRPVLLGLALILAVDMVSIVISRKVYARKEI, translated from the coding sequence ATGAAGGCGACAGTCAAGCAGATCAGGTTGGACCTGCAGCGTTTCTCAGGAGCAGGGAGGGCTTGGGTTGCTGCGCTGATTTTCATGTCCGTGCCTGTCATCGGCATCCTGCTAAACACAGTCATGGCTCTGACAGGCAATGATGGGGATGATGCGCGGGGTGTATTGACGACAATGGTAGTCGGCATGGAGGTCGGTATGATTTTCGGCTTGGCACTCAGTTTGTTCGCCGAGTTCAGCAATACGGCAATTCGTTTGAACGGCCTGCTGCCCATAACACGTGATCACCAGGTATTCGGACGCTATGCTGCTGTAAGTCTGCTGAGCCTGGTTTATTCCTGCGGCTGTTCAATATTCTTTTTCTGCGTTACTGATTCGTATTTGCAGGGTCAGGACCATTGGCGCGACACCGTTTTGTTTACCTTGGGGATGTTCCTGTTGGGGTCCTTGCTTTTTGCAGTAGCTGCGCCCTTGTTTTACTGGATGGAACCAGCTAAAGCTATGATAGTTTTTGTGGCGCTTCTTGGTTTGATGACGGTAATAGCCTTTATCGGTTGTTGGCTGCCCTTTGACTGGGGGGCCTTCTGGAATTCAATCATGCGATTTCTGACATTCGACCTGTGGCGGCCAGTGCTCCTCGGGCTGGCGTTGATTCTGGCGGTTGACATGGTTTCGATAGTAATATCTCGTAAGGTCTATGCCAGGAAGGAGATCTGA
- a CDS encoding glutamate-5-semialdehyde dehydrogenase: MTNMSESGNSHRQDVLDRVCAMADVAAAAQAGLAGMTGQARNALLLALADALIDQADQIAAVNEQDCAQAFEEGMSAGLIDRLRLDKVRIADAARGVRMVAGLPDPLGEVVRGHDMPNGMRLNQVRVPLGVVAMIYEARPNVTIDVVALCLKSGNAALLRGGHAAERTNRALVELIGGVLREQGLDPALVASVDRYGREGAQALMKARGHIDLLVPRGGRGLIRSVIEQATVPTIETGAGNVHIYVDRSVDMDQAIPIIVNAKTQRVGVCNAAEKLIVHRDAAAEFLPRVAQALTQAQVELHLDAVSMDILAGHDLPEELLVCAEAEDWDREYLDLKMGVRVVDSMDQAIEHINRHSTGHTEAILARDYEAVEEFSRRVDSAVIMVNASTRFTDGGMFGMGAELGISTQKLHARGPMGLQELTTTKWIGYGRGQVRP; this comes from the coding sequence CTGACGAACATGAGTGAAAGCGGGAACTCCCATCGTCAGGATGTGCTCGATCGGGTCTGCGCCATGGCCGATGTGGCGGCTGCTGCACAGGCAGGTCTGGCAGGCATGACTGGCCAGGCCAGGAATGCACTCTTGCTGGCCTTGGCTGATGCGCTGATCGATCAGGCCGATCAGATTGCCGCAGTCAATGAGCAGGACTGCGCCCAGGCTTTTGAAGAAGGAATGAGTGCCGGTCTGATTGACCGTCTGCGCTTGGACAAGGTTCGTATCGCGGATGCCGCCCGGGGCGTGCGCATGGTGGCCGGGCTGCCTGATCCCCTGGGCGAGGTGGTTCGCGGCCATGACATGCCCAACGGCATGCGGCTCAATCAGGTGCGGGTTCCCTTGGGCGTGGTGGCCATGATTTATGAGGCTCGGCCCAATGTCACCATCGATGTGGTGGCCCTCTGCCTCAAGTCCGGCAATGCGGCCCTCCTGCGAGGGGGCCACGCAGCCGAGCGGACCAATCGCGCCTTAGTGGAGCTGATAGGCGGGGTGCTTCGTGAGCAAGGGTTGGATCCAGCTCTGGTGGCTTCCGTGGACCGATACGGTCGCGAAGGGGCCCAAGCTCTGATGAAGGCACGCGGCCATATCGATCTGCTGGTGCCCAGGGGTGGCCGAGGGCTGATCCGCAGCGTAATTGAGCAGGCCACTGTGCCCACCATCGAGACTGGGGCTGGCAATGTCCATATTTACGTGGACCGCTCGGTGGACATGGATCAGGCCATTCCCATCATCGTCAACGCCAAGACCCAGCGGGTGGGCGTCTGTAACGCTGCCGAAAAACTGATCGTCCACCGGGATGCGGCCGCTGAATTCCTGCCACGTGTGGCCCAAGCGCTGACCCAGGCCCAGGTCGAGTTGCACCTAGACGCGGTCTCCATGGACATCCTGGCCGGGCATGATCTGCCTGAAGAACTGCTGGTTTGTGCAGAAGCGGAAGACTGGGACCGTGAGTATCTGGACTTGAAGATGGGGGTGCGCGTGGTGGACTCCATGGACCAGGCCATCGAGCACATCAACCGTCACTCCACCGGCCATACCGAGGCCATCCTGGCCCGGGACTACGAGGCCGTGGAGGAGTTCTCCCGCCGGGTGGATTCGGCCGTGATCATGGTCAATGCCTCAACGCGATTCACTGATGGCGGCATGTTCGGCATGGGCGCTGAGCTGGGTATCTCCACCCAGAAGCTTCATGCTCGCGGACCCATGGGTCTGCAGGAGCTGACCACCACCAAATGGATCGGCTACGGCAGGGGGCAGGTGAGGCCGTGA
- a CDS encoding DNA repair protein RecN, with translation MLEELEVRDLGPIHHALLRPAAGMTAITGETGAGKSMLLNAIRLISGSAARPQLVSPGARESWVQGIFDAVAAGAEDPVTAAITDAGLPLEDEGQIFLARTMPVKGRSRAALNGRKAPRGLLEEVAGMLVTVHGQADQMRMASPARQRDFLDAYAGDGPQLEAFSKAWRQYRQAQGHLEELRNQQSGAMAQADYLRESIARIDRVDPHSGEDRELKAQRDRIEHAAQISQGVMSALSALDSGQIDPDADAPSATALVERAIAALEDIGVEGVFQESAQRLRSLNADLSDLVFTLSSQLDDEGQEGDLDKINARIHDLDELTRRWGPDIDDVLAWRKKAAFELEDMDASPEKLEELQSQVEQFRGSALKAARALSVSRAKAARRLSELVDGELHSLAMAGAGLEIRVRPRQDQDMDVHGLDQIDFLFRPYPGSDLLPMGKSASGGELSRLMLALELVAAEGHDSSGPDEPGDGHTSLDPQVGGPTMTFIFDEVDAGVGGRAAVELGRRLARLAVTAQVIVVTHLPQVASWADRQFVVAKGREGGDAVETLVHQVEGEDREREIARMLAGSESTTSLRHARELLSSSRFQAR, from the coding sequence ATGCTGGAAGAGCTGGAAGTCCGGGACCTTGGTCCCATCCATCATGCCCTGCTACGGCCTGCCGCTGGCATGACGGCCATCACCGGGGAGACCGGGGCTGGCAAGTCCATGCTGCTCAACGCCATCAGGCTGATCTCGGGGTCCGCCGCCCGTCCTCAACTGGTGTCGCCTGGAGCACGCGAGTCCTGGGTCCAGGGGATTTTCGATGCTGTAGCGGCAGGAGCCGAGGATCCAGTGACCGCTGCCATAACCGATGCGGGCCTGCCCTTGGAAGATGAGGGGCAGATCTTCTTGGCGAGGACCATGCCTGTCAAGGGGCGTTCCCGTGCCGCCCTGAACGGCAGGAAGGCTCCTCGAGGCCTGCTGGAGGAGGTGGCTGGAATGCTGGTTACCGTTCATGGCCAGGCGGATCAGATGCGTATGGCCAGTCCTGCCCGGCAGCGCGATTTTTTGGATGCCTATGCCGGTGACGGTCCGCAGCTGGAGGCTTTTTCCAAGGCCTGGAGGCAGTATCGACAGGCCCAGGGCCATCTGGAGGAGCTGCGCAACCAACAGTCCGGCGCTATGGCCCAGGCTGATTATCTCCGTGAATCCATCGCCCGGATCGACCGGGTAGACCCCCATTCCGGCGAGGATCGCGAACTCAAGGCTCAGCGGGACAGAATCGAGCACGCTGCTCAGATCAGCCAGGGTGTCATGTCCGCACTGTCCGCTTTGGACTCTGGCCAGATCGACCCTGACGCCGACGCTCCATCGGCCACGGCCCTGGTAGAACGAGCCATTGCCGCCCTGGAGGACATAGGTGTGGAGGGGGTCTTTCAGGAGTCGGCCCAGCGGCTGCGCTCATTGAATGCCGATCTGTCTGACCTGGTCTTCACCCTGAGCAGCCAGCTGGATGACGAAGGCCAGGAGGGCGATCTGGACAAGATTAACGCTCGCATTCACGATCTGGATGAACTCACCCGACGCTGGGGACCGGACATCGACGACGTTCTGGCCTGGCGCAAAAAGGCTGCATTTGAACTTGAGGACATGGATGCCTCACCCGAGAAGCTGGAGGAGCTTCAAAGCCAGGTTGAGCAGTTTCGCGGAAGCGCTTTGAAGGCTGCCCGGGCTCTGTCTGTCTCACGGGCCAAGGCTGCACGAAGGCTGAGCGAACTTGTCGACGGTGAATTGCACTCCCTGGCCATGGCGGGCGCTGGGTTGGAGATCCGTGTCAGACCACGCCAGGACCAGGACATGGATGTGCATGGTCTGGACCAGATCGACTTTCTCTTCAGGCCATATCCTGGGTCGGATCTTCTGCCCATGGGCAAGAGCGCCTCGGGCGGCGAACTCAGCCGGCTCATGCTGGCCTTGGAGCTGGTGGCCGCCGAAGGCCATGACTCATCAGGACCTGACGAGCCTGGTGATGGACATACTAGCCTTGATCCCCAGGTCGGCGGACCGACGATGACCTTCATCTTCGACGAAGTGGATGCGGGCGTCGGCGGTCGAGCTGCCGTGGAGCTGGGTCGTCGTCTGGCCAGATTGGCCGTCACCGCCCAGGTGATTGTGGTCACCCATCTGCCGCAGGTGGCTTCCTGGGCAGATCGACAGTTCGTCGTGGCCAAAGGCCGGGAGGGCGGCGATGCCGTAGAAACTCTGGTCCACCAGGTAGAGGGCGAGGACAGAGAGCGGGAAATCGCCCGGATGCTGGCTGGCAGCGAGTCCACGACCTCCCTGAGGCACGCCCGGGAGCTCCTGTCCTCCAGCAGGTTCCAGGCCCGATAG
- a CDS encoding ABC transporter ATP-binding protein — protein sequence MRTSGEGADYALRVSDLGKSYVKADGTGFRLHQVTMDLPLGYIMGLIGPNGAGKSTLIRLLLNMTRRDSGEISILGRDPLSQEEDVKADLGVVFDSIYFLEAWKVKAVEPVMAPMYPSWNSDRYQYYLRRFGLQENRKIGKLSRGMQMKLMLAVALSHDARLLILDEPTSGLDILARDELMDILLDYIGDGRHSVLFSTHITADLERVADFVTYINRGSVFYTGPKDELMEAFQVVRGGPDDLSRAQMPYLMGLQRSATGFEALVPTEHLDDFLASACPAAVEPSEDRYLVECADFDNLIRLTAGSPATADKNKEIEA from the coding sequence ATGAGGACTTCTGGCGAAGGGGCCGACTATGCCCTGCGCGTCAGTGACCTGGGTAAAAGCTATGTCAAGGCTGACGGCACAGGTTTCCGCCTGCACCAGGTCACTATGGACCTGCCCTTGGGCTACATCATGGGATTGATAGGCCCCAATGGCGCAGGCAAATCCACCCTTATCAGGCTCTTGCTGAATATGACCCGCCGAGACAGCGGAGAGATCAGCATTCTGGGCCGTGATCCTTTGAGCCAGGAGGAGGATGTCAAAGCGGATCTCGGAGTGGTTTTCGATTCAATTTATTTCTTAGAGGCATGGAAGGTCAAGGCTGTCGAGCCAGTGATGGCACCCATGTATCCATCTTGGAACAGTGATCGCTATCAGTACTATCTGCGTCGGTTTGGTCTACAAGAAAACCGCAAAATCGGCAAGCTCTCCCGTGGAATGCAGATGAAACTGATGCTGGCTGTCGCCCTTAGCCACGATGCAAGGCTCTTGATTCTGGATGAGCCCACCAGCGGTCTGGATATCCTGGCCAGGGACGAGCTCATGGATATTCTGCTGGACTACATCGGTGACGGTCGGCACTCGGTGCTTTTCTCCACCCACATCACCGCGGATCTCGAACGGGTGGCCGACTTCGTTACCTATATCAATCGAGGGTCAGTCTTCTACACCGGCCCCAAGGACGAGCTGATGGAGGCCTTTCAGGTCGTGAGAGGGGGGCCGGACGATCTGTCTAGAGCGCAAATGCCTTATCTGATGGGCTTGCAGCGTTCCGCCACAGGTTTCGAGGCTCTGGTGCCCACTGAACACTTGGATGATTTTCTGGCATCGGCTTGCCCTGCCGCAGTGGAGCCTTCAGAGGACCGCTATCTGGTGGAGTGTGCCGACTTTGACAACCTCATCAGACTGACCGCGGGCTCACCTGCTACGGCCGACAAGAATAAGGAGATTGAGGCATGA
- the glyA gene encoding serine hydroxymethyltransferase yields the protein MVEEKPVQQSYDVLNSSISQVDPEIAALLDGELERQRGGLEMIASENFVPKAVLQAQGSVLTNKYAEGYPGRRYYGGCEWVDQIENLARDRAKALFGAEYANVQPHSGAQANAAVYQALIKPGDTVLGLALDHGGHLTHGMKINFSGRFYHAESYGVDPDTFLIEPEIIRQRALETHPALIIGGWSAYPRIEDFAAMKEIAEEVGAKFWVDMAHFAGMVAAGLHPSPVPYADVVSSTAHKTLGGPRSGFILARQEYAKKLNSSVFPGNQGGPLMHVIAAKAVAFKLAGTPEFKERMERTLEGARILAERLMAKDVADNGITVLTGGTDVHLVMVDLRNSEMDGRQGEDLLAKIGITVNRNTVPFDPRPASVASGLRIGTSALATRGFGLAQYEEVADVIGTALAQGPQADLDALKTRVDRLVEAFPLYPELDQTH from the coding sequence ATGGTCGAAGAGAAGCCGGTACAGCAATCCTACGATGTCCTGAACTCTTCGATCTCGCAGGTGGATCCGGAGATCGCTGCACTGCTGGATGGAGAGTTGGAGCGTCAACGCGGCGGTCTGGAGATGATCGCCTCTGAGAATTTTGTGCCCAAGGCCGTCTTACAGGCCCAGGGATCCGTGCTGACCAACAAGTATGCCGAGGGCTATCCAGGCAGACGCTACTACGGCGGATGCGAGTGGGTGGACCAGATCGAGAACCTGGCCCGGGACCGCGCCAAGGCCCTGTTCGGTGCCGAGTATGCCAACGTCCAGCCTCATTCGGGCGCCCAGGCCAACGCTGCTGTCTACCAGGCCCTGATCAAGCCCGGCGACACTGTGCTGGGACTGGCCCTGGACCATGGTGGTCACTTGACCCACGGAATGAAGATCAACTTCTCCGGACGTTTTTACCATGCTGAATCCTACGGGGTCGATCCGGATACCTTCCTCATCGAGCCCGAGATCATCCGCCAGCGGGCCCTGGAGACCCATCCGGCCCTGATTATCGGCGGTTGGAGCGCCTATCCGCGTATTGAGGACTTTGCAGCCATGAAGGAGATCGCCGAGGAGGTCGGAGCCAAGTTCTGGGTGGATATGGCCCACTTTGCCGGCATGGTTGCGGCCGGTCTGCATCCCAGCCCGGTGCCCTATGCCGATGTGGTCTCCTCCACGGCCCACAAGACCCTGGGCGGACCCCGTTCCGGGTTCATTCTGGCCCGTCAGGAGTATGCCAAGAAGCTCAACTCCTCGGTCTTTCCCGGCAACCAGGGCGGCCCGCTCATGCATGTGATCGCCGCTAAGGCTGTGGCTTTCAAGCTGGCCGGCACGCCTGAATTCAAGGAGCGGATGGAGCGCACACTGGAGGGAGCCCGGATTCTGGCTGAGCGGCTGATGGCCAAGGATGTGGCCGACAACGGCATCACCGTGCTCACAGGTGGGACAGATGTCCACCTGGTCATGGTGGATCTGCGCAACAGCGAGATGGACGGCCGTCAGGGGGAGGACCTGCTGGCCAAGATCGGCATCACCGTCAATCGCAATACGGTGCCCTTTGATCCGCGCCCGGCCTCTGTGGCCTCTGGTCTGCGAATCGGAACCTCGGCGCTGGCTACTCGCGGTTTCGGCCTGGCCCAGTACGAGGAGGTGGCCGACGTGATCGGCACTGCACTGGCTCAGGGCCCCCAGGCGGATCTGGATGCTCTCAAGACCCGGGTGGACCGGCTGGTCGAGGCCTTCCCGCTTTATCCTGAGCTGGACCAGACCCACTGA
- a CDS encoding phosphoribosylglycinamide synthetase: protein MNEKIEELFQREHDNPRIWLRVASERLSLLRYVFLVQIEDGIPDADQRSCLEYADAVLIGWPDEHADDVYDLDQDQLNQVRHEITVMEERVPVFRKQEQEGRIADLSDSLVAITGCVAQVRRAYQPGFPLPTYSEIRRVVQEEWNADMERIDPDRVNPSAEQMRQEVESENQENASEARREGEQG from the coding sequence GTGAACGAGAAGATTGAAGAGCTTTTCCAGCGCGAGCACGACAATCCGCGCATCTGGCTGAGGGTGGCTTCAGAGCGGCTGAGCCTGTTGCGGTACGTCTTTCTGGTCCAAATCGAGGACGGCATCCCGGATGCAGACCAGCGCTCCTGCCTGGAGTACGCCGATGCGGTCCTGATTGGATGGCCTGACGAACACGCCGATGATGTGTACGACCTGGACCAGGACCAGCTTAATCAGGTCAGGCACGAGATCACCGTCATGGAGGAGCGGGTGCCGGTCTTCCGAAAACAGGAACAGGAGGGTCGCATCGCTGACCTGTCTGATTCATTGGTAGCTATCACCGGTTGTGTGGCCCAGGTCCGCCGGGCTTATCAGCCGGGCTTCCCCCTGCCCACCTACTCCGAGATTCGTCGCGTGGTCCAGGAGGAGTGGAATGCCGACATGGAGCGGATCGATCCTGACCGGGTCAACCCCAGCGCCGAGCAGATGCGTCAAGAGGTCGAGTCGGAGAACCAGGAGAACGCCTCGGAAGCCAGACGGGAGGGCGAGCAGGGGTGA